One Bradyrhizobium sp. CCGB12 genomic window carries:
- the murA gene encoding UDP-N-acetylglucosamine 1-carboxyvinyltransferase, whose translation MAPIQYIVEGGHRLSGSIEPSGNKNSALPIIAAALLTEHPVTLENVPRIRDTETLVELVRSVGASAEWTERNRLHIHAKSIRAADLDPELCVRIRASILLAGPLLARCGEVMLPPPGGDVIGRRRLDTHVLALEQLGAKVTATDRLEFRAPKLAGADVFLDEPSVTATENALVAAVAADGVTYLRNAASEPHVQDLANFLVALGAKIEGIGTNTMVVHGQATLGGATYRIQPDHIEVGSLIGLAAVTRSPLRITRAGVEHLRSIRMGFERLGIVCRVEGDDLIVPSNQTLKIQDDFGGHVPKLEDQPWPAFPADLMSIAIVTATQCEGVILMFEKMFESRMFFVDKLIAMGARIVLCDPHRAIIAGPSRLRGAPMTSPDIRAGMAMLLAAVCAEGTSTINNADQIERGYERIEERLNALGAKIKRVPERKS comes from the coding sequence GTGGCGCCCATCCAATACATCGTCGAGGGCGGTCACCGGCTCTCGGGCTCGATCGAGCCATCCGGCAACAAGAACTCGGCACTGCCGATCATCGCGGCCGCGCTGCTCACCGAGCATCCGGTGACGCTTGAGAACGTGCCACGCATCCGCGACACCGAGACGCTGGTCGAGCTGGTCCGCTCGGTCGGCGCGTCCGCGGAGTGGACCGAGCGCAATAGGCTGCATATCCACGCCAAGAGCATCCGCGCCGCCGATCTCGACCCCGAGCTGTGCGTGCGCATCCGCGCCTCGATCCTGCTCGCGGGTCCCCTGCTCGCCCGCTGCGGCGAAGTGATGCTGCCGCCGCCCGGCGGCGACGTCATCGGCCGCCGCCGGCTGGACACCCATGTGCTGGCGCTGGAACAGCTGGGAGCCAAGGTCACCGCGACCGACCGACTCGAATTTCGCGCACCAAAGCTTGCCGGCGCGGACGTGTTCCTGGACGAGCCGAGCGTCACCGCGACCGAAAACGCGCTGGTCGCGGCGGTCGCCGCCGACGGCGTCACCTATTTACGCAATGCCGCGTCCGAGCCGCATGTGCAGGATCTCGCCAACTTCCTGGTCGCGCTCGGCGCCAAGATCGAGGGCATCGGCACCAACACCATGGTCGTGCATGGACAGGCGACGCTGGGCGGTGCGACCTACAGGATCCAGCCCGACCATATCGAGGTCGGCTCGCTGATCGGCCTTGCCGCGGTCACACGCTCGCCGCTTCGCATCACCCGTGCCGGCGTCGAGCATCTGCGCTCGATCCGCATGGGGTTCGAACGGCTCGGCATCGTCTGCCGCGTCGAGGGCGACGACCTGATCGTGCCCTCGAATCAGACGCTGAAGATCCAGGACGATTTCGGCGGCCACGTGCCGAAGCTGGAGGACCAGCCCTGGCCGGCCTTCCCCGCCGACCTGATGTCGATCGCGATCGTCACCGCCACGCAATGCGAGGGCGTGATCCTGATGTTCGAGAAGATGTTCGAATCGCGGATGTTCTTCGTCGACAAGCTGATCGCGATGGGCGCGCGCATCGTGCTGTGCGATCCGCACCGCGCCATCATCGCCGGCCCCAGCCGCCTGCGCGGCGCGCCGATGACCTCGCCGGACATCCGCGCCGGCATGGCGATGCTGCTCGCGGCCGTCTGCGCCGAGGGCACCTCGACCATCAACAATGCCGATCAGATCGAGCGCGGCTACGAGCGCATCGAAGAACGGCTGAATGCGCTCGGCGCGAAGATCAAGCGCGTGCCGGAACGGAAGAGCTGA
- a CDS encoding IS110 family transposase codes for MAKHTTICAGIDTGKRKLDVAIEGRREQLQVKNTPEGHEDLLAWLRQHRVKRIGIEASGGYEQPVVAELRRKRFVVVVFQPAQVRAYAKFHLQRAKNDKMDAALIAACTAAVRKIHAAPDPRLLPFAEQLTMIDQIGEDIARLKNRIESCRNVGINKLWQEDIARLEQRETAALKALVASIRKHPDLAKRLALINSVDGIGLPTAVAILVRLPEIGRITREQAVALAGLAPYDDDSGDQTGGRHIEGGRKRLRRALYTASLAASFRWNPQLIQLYRRLTAAGKEHKRALVACARKMLIFANTVVARGTPWCDKPPVRSFSVS; via the coding sequence ATGGCCAAGCATACCACGATCTGTGCCGGGATCGATACCGGCAAACGGAAGCTCGATGTGGCGATCGAGGGCCGCCGCGAGCAGCTGCAGGTGAAGAACACGCCGGAAGGTCACGAGGACCTGTTGGCGTGGCTGCGACAGCATCGCGTCAAACGCATCGGCATCGAGGCGAGCGGCGGTTACGAGCAGCCTGTCGTCGCCGAACTGCGGCGCAAGCGGTTTGTGGTTGTGGTGTTTCAGCCGGCTCAGGTCCGGGCCTATGCTAAATTCCACCTGCAGCGAGCCAAGAACGACAAGATGGATGCCGCTCTTATCGCAGCTTGCACCGCAGCAGTGCGGAAGATCCATGCCGCGCCCGATCCCCGGTTGCTGCCATTTGCCGAGCAGCTGACCATGATCGATCAGATCGGTGAGGATATCGCGCGCCTGAAGAACAGGATCGAGAGCTGCCGCAATGTAGGGATCAACAAGCTCTGGCAGGAGGATATCGCTCGCCTGGAACAACGTGAGACGGCGGCACTCAAGGCCCTGGTCGCCTCGATCCGCAAGCATCCCGACCTTGCCAAGAGGCTTGCGCTGATCAACAGCGTCGACGGCATCGGGTTGCCGACCGCCGTTGCCATCCTGGTGCGCCTGCCTGAGATCGGCCGGATCACGCGGGAGCAAGCTGTCGCTCTCGCCGGCCTTGCGCCCTATGACGACGACAGCGGCGACCAGACCGGCGGTCGGCATATCGAGGGCGGACGCAAGCGGCTGCGTCGCGCCCTTTATACGGCTTCACTCGCTGCATCGTTTCGATGGAACCCGCAGCTCATCCAGCTCTACCGACGGCTAACTGCGGCCGGAAAGGAACACAAGCGCGCGCTCGTTGCCTGCGCCAGGAAGATGCTCATCTTCGCCAACACAGTGGTGGCTCGCGGCACGCCGTGGTGCGACAAACCGCCAGTGCGATCGTTCTCTGTTTCTTAG
- a CDS encoding MATE family efflux transporter, producing the protein MLDTVQPRPQPQAGVPQNHLADELAETLRLAVPMMLTQLGQIAMITTDLAMIGRLGEDAVAAAALAHTVYFVSFTFGLGLMSAVSPLAAQAFGAGDVKLIRRSLRVGLWVALLISLPMMASPLYGEQILLALGQAPDSAALAQRYLNGLAWGIAPALGFIALRSMMSAVNQPQAPLWITLAAIPANAALAYALIHGLFGLPKLGLFGAGLATTLVNLGTFLAALAIAAWRKPFADYHPLAHLWRIDWPLMRQLIAIGAPISFSLLMEYGLFSSAALLMGLISTTALAAHQIALQVTAVLFMVPLGIGMAATVRVGHAFGRDDPAGVRRAGLVAGVLGTALVSALTVAIILGRYELGRLFFGRGEASAATVELTATLLVVGATFFIADGLQTIMGGALRGINDTRMTLLFAVIGYWCVAFPTAWLLAFNVGFGAVGVWIGFSVGTFVYAGLLILRFRMLTRKLAG; encoded by the coding sequence ATGCTCGACACCGTCCAGCCCCGTCCGCAGCCGCAAGCCGGCGTGCCGCAAAACCATCTCGCCGATGAATTGGCGGAGACGCTGCGGCTGGCCGTGCCGATGATGCTGACGCAGCTCGGGCAGATCGCGATGATCACGACCGATCTCGCGATGATCGGCCGGCTCGGCGAGGACGCGGTGGCCGCGGCGGCGCTGGCGCATACGGTCTATTTCGTCAGCTTCACCTTTGGGCTCGGATTGATGTCGGCGGTGTCGCCGCTGGCGGCGCAGGCCTTTGGCGCCGGCGACGTCAAGCTGATCCGCCGCTCCTTGCGCGTCGGGCTGTGGGTCGCGCTGCTGATCTCGCTGCCGATGATGGCCTCGCCGCTCTATGGCGAGCAGATCCTGCTCGCGCTCGGGCAGGCGCCGGATTCCGCCGCGCTGGCGCAGCGTTATCTCAACGGACTGGCCTGGGGCATTGCGCCGGCGCTCGGCTTTATCGCGCTGCGCAGCATGATGAGCGCGGTGAACCAGCCGCAGGCGCCGCTGTGGATCACGCTTGCGGCGATCCCCGCCAATGCCGCGCTGGCCTATGCCCTGATCCATGGCCTGTTCGGCCTGCCGAAGCTCGGCCTGTTCGGCGCTGGGCTTGCGACCACGCTAGTCAATCTCGGCACCTTCCTCGCCGCGCTCGCCATTGCCGCGTGGCGAAAACCGTTCGCGGACTATCACCCACTCGCCCATCTCTGGCGGATCGACTGGCCCTTGATGCGCCAGCTCATCGCGATCGGGGCGCCGATCTCGTTCTCACTACTGATGGAGTACGGCCTGTTCTCCTCGGCGGCGCTGCTGATGGGGCTGATCTCGACCACCGCGCTCGCCGCGCATCAGATCGCGCTCCAGGTCACGGCCGTGCTGTTCATGGTCCCGCTCGGCATCGGCATGGCCGCCACCGTACGCGTCGGCCACGCCTTCGGCCGCGACGACCCGGCCGGCGTGAGGCGCGCGGGCCTCGTCGCAGGCGTGCTCGGAACTGCGCTCGTCTCGGCCCTGACCGTCGCGATCATCCTCGGTCGCTACGAACTGGGCCGGCTGTTCTTCGGCCGCGGCGAGGCCAGCGCGGCAACCGTCGAGCTGACGGCGACACTGCTTGTGGTCGGCGCGACCTTCTTCATCGCCGACGGCCTGCAGACCATCATGGGCGGCGCGCTGCGCGGCATCAACGACACCAGGATGACGCTGCTATTCGCGGTGATCGGCTATTGGTGCGTGGCTTTCCCGACCGCCTGGCTGCTGGCCTTCAACGTAGGGTTCGGTGCGGTCGGCGTCTGGATCGGGTTCTCGGTCGGCACGTTCGTCTATGCCGGGCTGCTGATCTTGCGCTTCCGGATGCTGACGCGCAAACTGGCGGGATGA
- a CDS encoding DUF2867 domain-containing protein has protein sequence MIGTVREVTPNVDAGTLLSGAQFIDAFRVEVGAATVNAREACIRMVLHGPRWIDVLLRLRNILVTPFGLKTSGEGAPAPHGLIGLFPVLSETPERLVAGFDDSHLDFRLVVDVTRDAAGRQVTSTTLVRTHNLLGRTYLTLIMPFHKLVVRGMMGRIVAPAR, from the coding sequence ATGATCGGGACCGTCCGCGAAGTCACGCCCAATGTCGACGCCGGCACGCTGCTGTCAGGCGCGCAGTTCATCGACGCGTTTCGCGTCGAGGTCGGAGCAGCGACGGTGAATGCCCGCGAGGCCTGCATCCGGATGGTGCTGCACGGGCCGCGCTGGATCGACGTGCTGCTGCGCCTTCGCAACATTCTGGTGACGCCATTCGGGCTGAAAACATCAGGCGAGGGCGCGCCGGCCCCACATGGCCTGATCGGCCTGTTTCCGGTGCTGAGCGAGACGCCGGAGCGGCTGGTCGCGGGCTTCGACGATTCTCACCTCGACTTCCGCCTCGTGGTCGACGTGACCCGCGATGCCGCGGGCCGGCAGGTCACCTCGACCACGCTGGTGCGGACGCATAACCTGCTCGGCCGGACCTATCTCACCCTCATCATGCCGTTCCACAAGCTCGTGGTCCGCGGCATGATGGGGCGGATCGTGGCGCCGGCGCGCTAG
- a CDS encoding aromatic acid exporter family protein encodes MIRARELFGRIRARRTQLGLAIRVTVAAVAAYAIATALHLLLPLWAVLTSLIVTQMSVGRSLKATRDYMLGTIGGAIYGGAIAILIPYSSEAGLLGLLVLSVAPLAFIAAINPSLSAATVTAVIVLLVPTMHHSDPMTSAIDRVSEVAVGAITGLLVSFLVLPSRAVRQIRASAAKLLELIADAFTELLAGLTRGRDNDALHRIQDGIGTAMVNLNAIGAEAERERAARLSSGPDTGPLLRTILRLRHDVVMIGRATVVPLPADVQMRLAGPLTEVSTVIARFLHSAAAALREGAGAPPIHPVHVALQHYAEAVAAVRQDGLIRGQPGDTAERFFALGFSLEQMHQNLCDLDRVVGEWSEASADKSARVAE; translated from the coding sequence ATGATACGCGCAAGAGAGCTGTTCGGCCGGATCCGGGCGCGCAGGACGCAGCTGGGGCTGGCGATCCGGGTCACCGTCGCGGCGGTAGCAGCCTACGCAATCGCCACCGCACTGCATCTGCTATTGCCGCTCTGGGCGGTGCTGACCTCGCTGATCGTGACCCAGATGAGCGTCGGCCGCTCGCTGAAGGCGACGCGCGACTACATGCTCGGCACCATCGGCGGCGCCATCTATGGCGGCGCGATCGCGATCCTGATCCCGTACTCCAGCGAAGCCGGGTTGTTGGGGCTTCTGGTGCTTTCGGTCGCCCCGCTCGCCTTCATCGCCGCAATCAATCCGAGCCTCAGCGCGGCGACGGTCACGGCCGTGATCGTGCTCCTGGTTCCGACCATGCATCACTCCGATCCCATGACCTCGGCGATCGATCGCGTCAGCGAGGTCGCGGTCGGCGCCATCACGGGGTTGCTGGTCTCGTTCCTGGTGCTGCCCTCGCGCGCGGTGCGGCAGATCCGCGCCAGCGCAGCAAAACTGCTCGAACTGATCGCCGATGCCTTCACCGAGCTGCTCGCGGGCCTGACGCGCGGCCGCGACAACGACGCGCTGCACCGGATCCAGGACGGCATCGGCACCGCCATGGTCAACCTCAACGCGATTGGCGCCGAAGCCGAACGCGAGCGCGCCGCGCGCTTGTCGAGCGGGCCGGATACCGGCCCCTTGCTGCGCACCATCCTGCGGCTGCGCCATGACGTCGTGATGATCGGCCGCGCCACCGTGGTGCCGCTGCCGGCCGACGTGCAGATGCGGCTCGCAGGCCCGCTGACGGAGGTCTCGACGGTGATCGCGCGCTTCCTGCATTCGGCCGCGGCGGCGTTGCGCGAGGGGGCCGGTGCGCCGCCGATCCATCCCGTCCACGTCGCGCTCCAGCATTACGCCGAGGCGGTCGCCGCCGTGCGCCAGGACGGCCTGATCCGCGGCCAGCCCGGCGACACCGCCGAGCGCTTCTTCGCGCTCGGCTTCTCGCTCGAGCAGATGCACCAGAATCTCTGCGATCTCGACCGCGTCGTCGGCGAATGGTCGGAAGCGTCCGCCGACAAGTCGGCTCGGGTTGCGGAATAA
- a CDS encoding MmgE/PrpD family protein, with amino-acid sequence MAHETATLAAYVFNLKYQDIPAEVLKRAKVLTLDFLGSAIRARNEAESTPSILKTLEALALDTKGESTVFGDAKTWTPAVAALLNGALGHSLDFDDTHADSSLHPSAPVVPAAFAVGEMVGASGRDVLTAIVAGYEVCCRLGNALDPTSHYARGFHPTATAGTYGAAAAAAKLFGLSAQQIIAAFGVSGSQAAGSLQFLVNGAWNKRYQVGAAAMNGVIAATLARNDFVGATESVEGKHGLLAGYTDDAHPGKAVAELGKTYETMKIGVKPYPSCRYTHAAIDALIAMRREHNLTPDQVKRVEIGLHRNGITLTGDAATKRHPTSIVGGQFSMFFTGALALDQGSFGWDDYDRLGDAAIDALADKFDVVQDDRLEVGRTHPFGARVSITTDDGVHERLYADPSGEPNSFPDTQAMQQKFLTLARPVLNARAEKFADAIMTLERFDRVAKATELGR; translated from the coding sequence ATGGCCCACGAAACCGCAACGCTCGCCGCCTATGTCTTCAATCTAAAATACCAGGATATTCCGGCGGAGGTGCTGAAGCGCGCCAAGGTGCTGACGCTGGATTTCCTCGGCAGTGCCATCCGCGCCCGCAACGAGGCGGAATCGACCCCGTCGATCCTGAAGACGCTGGAGGCGCTCGCGCTCGACACCAAGGGCGAGTCCACCGTATTCGGCGATGCCAAGACCTGGACGCCAGCGGTGGCGGCGCTGCTCAACGGCGCGCTCGGACATTCGCTCGACTTCGACGATACGCATGCCGATTCCTCGCTGCATCCGAGTGCGCCGGTGGTGCCGGCCGCCTTCGCCGTCGGCGAGATGGTCGGCGCGTCCGGACGTGACGTGCTGACCGCGATCGTCGCGGGCTATGAGGTCTGCTGCCGGCTCGGCAACGCGCTCGATCCGACCTCGCACTACGCGCGCGGCTTCCACCCGACCGCGACCGCCGGCACCTATGGCGCGGCCGCGGCGGCGGCAAAACTGTTCGGCCTCTCCGCGCAGCAGATCATCGCAGCCTTCGGCGTGTCCGGCAGCCAGGCCGCGGGCTCGCTGCAATTCCTGGTCAACGGCGCCTGGAACAAGCGCTACCAGGTCGGCGCCGCCGCGATGAACGGCGTGATCGCCGCGACGCTGGCGCGCAACGATTTCGTCGGCGCGACCGAATCGGTCGAGGGCAAGCACGGCCTGCTCGCCGGCTACACCGACGATGCGCATCCGGGCAAGGCCGTCGCCGAGCTCGGCAAGACCTACGAGACCATGAAGATCGGCGTGAAGCCTTATCCGAGCTGTCGCTACACCCATGCGGCGATCGATGCGCTGATCGCGATGCGGCGCGAGCACAATCTGACGCCCGACCAGGTCAAGCGTGTCGAGATCGGCCTGCATCGCAACGGCATCACGCTCACCGGCGATGCCGCCACCAAGCGGCATCCGACCTCGATCGTCGGCGGTCAGTTCTCGATGTTCTTCACCGGCGCGCTCGCACTCGACCAGGGCTCGTTCGGCTGGGACGACTATGACCGCCTTGGCGACGCCGCCATCGACGCGCTCGCCGACAAGTTCGACGTGGTGCAGGACGACCGCCTCGAGGTCGGCCGCACCCATCCGTTCGGCGCCCGCGTCAGCATCACCACCGACGACGGCGTGCACGAGCGGCTCTACGCCGATCCCTCCGGCGAGCCGAATTCGTTTCCCGACACACAGGCGATGCAGCAGAAGTTTCTGACGCTGGCCCGCCCCGTGCTGAATGCGCGGGCAGAAAAGTTTGCGGATGCGATCATGACGCTGGAGCGGTTCGATCGCGTGGCCAAGGCGACGGAGCTGGGGAGGTAG
- a CDS encoding serine hydrolase has product MTRRRKIVLLTTAIACAGLALGAARAHHVPKVATGFIADIICSETFVSGLDPQRNLVETTDAMPGTGLLTWTMNLQVDRARKDVTVSLFGIGRSHAVYREGLGCTLEHGQGLVDVALPPDDKQPALLPDIAGAGIVPPQSEGLAAALDRAFAEPAQPPYRRTRAIVVMKSGRVIAERYADGVGPETQLLGISMTKSVMSALTGILVRQGKLKLDGPAPIAAWQNPDDPHHAITVDQLLRHTAGIALGSSLEASLGSALEPINAMKYAEDDMTSFAERAPLATAPGTAWNYHDGNFLILAHLIRNAAGGKPADALAFARRELFAPLGMNNVTLQLDSAGTIEGSSEMLASARDWARFGQLYLNDGVAGGKRILPEGWVNYSAAATPNAWVGIGAGFWTNQGDSFGAKFRIKHGWPRDAFFAKGTIGQYTIIIPSERLVIVRLGRSPNGPPEADGVFDLIREVIAATRGNGKVAGAD; this is encoded by the coding sequence GTGACCCGTCGCCGTAAGATCGTCCTCCTCACCACTGCCATCGCCTGCGCCGGCCTCGCGCTCGGCGCGGCACGGGCGCATCACGTGCCCAAGGTTGCCACCGGCTTCATCGCCGACATCATCTGCTCGGAGACGTTCGTCTCCGGCCTGGATCCCCAGCGTAACCTCGTCGAGACCACCGACGCGATGCCGGGCACCGGCCTCCTGACCTGGACGATGAATCTGCAGGTCGATCGCGCCCGTAAGGATGTCACGGTGTCCCTATTCGGCATCGGCCGCAGCCATGCCGTCTATCGCGAGGGACTTGGCTGCACGCTCGAGCACGGCCAGGGGCTCGTCGACGTCGCGTTGCCGCCTGACGACAAGCAGCCCGCGCTGCTCCCTGATATCGCCGGCGCAGGGATCGTACCTCCACAAAGCGAGGGCCTGGCAGCCGCGCTCGATCGCGCCTTCGCCGAGCCCGCACAGCCGCCCTATCGCCGCACTCGCGCGATCGTCGTGATGAAGTCCGGCCGCGTCATCGCCGAGCGCTACGCCGACGGTGTCGGACCGGAGACGCAGCTGCTCGGCATCTCCATGACGAAGTCGGTGATGTCCGCACTGACGGGCATTCTCGTGCGCCAGGGCAAGTTGAAGCTGGATGGGCCCGCGCCAATCGCCGCCTGGCAAAATCCTGATGATCCGCACCATGCCATCACGGTCGATCAATTGCTGCGGCACACCGCGGGCATTGCGCTCGGAAGCTCGTTGGAGGCTTCGCTCGGCTCCGCACTCGAGCCGATCAACGCCATGAAGTACGCCGAGGACGATATGACCAGCTTTGCCGAGCGCGCGCCGCTCGCGACCGCGCCGGGCACGGCGTGGAATTATCACGACGGCAATTTTCTCATTCTTGCGCATCTGATCCGCAACGCCGCGGGCGGCAAACCCGCAGATGCGTTGGCCTTCGCGCGCCGCGAATTGTTCGCGCCCCTCGGCATGAACAACGTCACGCTTCAGCTCGACAGTGCCGGCACGATCGAGGGCTCAAGCGAGATGCTGGCCTCCGCGCGCGACTGGGCGCGCTTCGGCCAGCTTTATCTCAACGACGGCGTCGCCGGCGGCAAGCGCATCCTGCCGGAGGGCTGGGTGAATTATTCCGCGGCCGCCACGCCGAACGCCTGGGTCGGCATCGGCGCCGGCTTCTGGACCAACCAGGGCGATAGCTTTGGTGCAAAGTTTCGAATCAAGCACGGCTGGCCGCGCGATGCCTTCTTCGCCAAGGGCACGATCGGGCAGTACACGATCATCATTCCCTCGGAGCGCCTCGTCATCGTGCGCCTCGGCCGCTCGCCGAACGGGCCGCCGGAAGCCGACGGCGTGTTCGATCTGATCCGGGAAGTGATTGCGGCGACGCGCGGGAACGGGAAGGTGGCGGGGGCGGATTGA